A section of the Candidatus Zixiibacteriota bacterium genome encodes:
- a CDS encoding AI-2E family transporter, with the protein MKREYFLATIYFSIAAVFLYLFYRIIIPFFVPICWAAVLVIMFHPLYERLRIRIKSCGLASALMCFFIVVLIIGPITYLFIALVNEAASAVAKVNVMYKAGELDSLLKFDLPWLTALKARLSQYYDLSQINLDELVKDSIDKVSGVILNQTSWLIANGTKAVFYFGLMIFSMYYFFKDGQSVIDKTKRLMPLSSEQVDVTFTKLRDVIQATIYGGVVVAMIQGIMGGVLFAIVGIPSAIFWGAIMALLSIIPLIGAFIVYIPAGIILIVGGSYVKGLIVIGIGTLVISQIDNIIRPYLISGRTSMHPLLLFFSIMGGIIMFGLLGIVLGPLIAAAFVTVLQVLEMRIHPDVAADDESKEEQPPE; encoded by the coding sequence ATGAAGAGAGAATATTTTTTAGCCACCATCTACTTTTCCATTGCAGCTGTATTCCTCTATCTATTTTACCGCATCATCATTCCGTTCTTTGTTCCCATTTGTTGGGCGGCCGTATTGGTCATTATGTTCCATCCTCTGTATGAGCGCCTTCGCATTCGCATCAAATCGTGCGGTCTGGCTTCGGCGTTGATGTGCTTTTTCATTGTCGTACTCATCATTGGCCCCATCACCTATCTGTTTATCGCTTTGGTCAATGAAGCAGCCAGCGCAGTGGCGAAAGTCAACGTCATGTACAAGGCAGGTGAACTGGACTCACTCCTGAAATTTGACCTGCCGTGGCTGACGGCACTAAAGGCAAGACTGTCGCAATACTATGATCTGTCTCAGATTAACCTGGATGAACTGGTCAAGGACTCGATTGACAAAGTCAGTGGCGTTATACTCAACCAGACCAGTTGGCTGATTGCCAATGGCACCAAGGCGGTGTTCTATTTCGGATTGATGATCTTCAGTATGTATTACTTCTTCAAAGACGGTCAGTCAGTCATCGACAAAACTAAACGTCTGATGCCACTCTCATCGGAACAGGTGGATGTTACTTTCACCAAGTTGCGCGATGTTATTCAGGCAACAATTTACGGGGGCGTGGTAGTAGCCATGATCCAGGGAATCATGGGTGGTGTTCTTTTTGCCATCGTCGGAATTCCGTCTGCCATCTTCTGGGGCGCGATCATGGCTTTGCTGTCGATTATTCCGCTCATCGGAGCATTCATCGTCTATATTCCAGCCGGCATTATCCTGATTGTAGGGGGATCGTACGTCAAGGGGCTGATCGTCATCGGTATCGGCACTCTTGTTATTTCGCAGATCGACAACATCATCCGACCTTACCTGATCTCCGGGCGTACTTCGATGCATCCACTCTTGTTGTTTTTCTCCATCATGGGCGGAATCATTATGTTTGGTCTGCTCGGAATAGTGCTGGGGCCGCTGATCGCGGCAGCTTTTGTCACTGTACTCCAGGTTCTTGAAATGCGCATCCACCCGGACGTGGCGGCCGACGATGAATCCAAAGAGGAGCAACCACCGGAGTAG
- a CDS encoding cupin domain-containing protein produces the protein MPVIKSSEIQMADITMDGVELMQGNDVIGQSEGWDSHTMRLFRILPGGYSPHHQHDWEHINYVTSGSGQLQLGEKINKLTVGDFTFVPSNIKHQFSNPNDEPFEFICIVPKRGACPVKDDK, from the coding sequence ATGCCGGTTATAAAATCAAGCGAAATACAAATGGCGGATATCACGATGGATGGCGTGGAACTAATGCAGGGCAATGACGTCATCGGTCAGAGCGAAGGATGGGACTCGCATACCATGCGTCTGTTTCGGATACTCCCGGGCGGATACTCCCCACATCATCAACACGACTGGGAACACATCAACTATGTCACCAGCGGAAGCGGACAACTTCAGCTTGGTGAGAAGATAAATAAATTGACTGTCGGCGATTTTACCTTTGTACCATCCAACATTAAACACCAATTCTCGAACCCGAATGATGAGCCATTCGAGTTTATCTGCATCGTCCCCAAACGAGGAGCCTGTCCCGTTAAGGATGACAAATAG